In Vigna angularis cultivar LongXiaoDou No.4 chromosome 8, ASM1680809v1, whole genome shotgun sequence, the DNA window TGGAATCATAATTAGGTATATCAACATGTTGTCCACATTTTAATTTCTCCATTGTTGAGAGCAAAAGCTTCGTATCAAAGGCATCTGAAAATTCAACAACACCAAGTATTCTCATGCTGgtttatattttcaaatcaattatatatcaaatttcGAAATTAGTGtgctaaaaaacaaaaatttgattCACTGTGTACTCACCAGGATGATCAAAATTATACTCATTAACCTTTTGCAGTGTCTGATCACTCAGTGGGTAATAAAACGAATCCTGTAGCACATGTCAATGAATTATAacctaaaatttaaaacaaaaaattgtttatatttagaTAAATCAACGCcataattatcattaaaattagcacaaaaaaaactattcaaacttgtttttgttgtaaTTGTAGAGATTTTTTTACTTGGCTAATGAGGACAACACGTTGATCACGAAGTTGGGTATTTATCATATTACAAACAGTTGTTTTTCCAGATGCAGTTCCACCAGCaacacctatttttttttatgaaaataaaataaaaattagagaaatttgaaaactaaaaaacactaaatattatttatttattaccaATGAAAAAAGGTTGCTTAGGTGTTGTTGGAGCTTTGGAGTCAGTGGATTCGATCGTATGCTTGTCCTCAATGTTGAGATTCATTGGCATTTCACCCTTCTTTGTAAAATCATTCTTCTCCATTACTTCAATCTAGATGCATCTATGACCTAGTATTAATCACTTAAcacattaatttatatacatgAGATCAAAAGGCCCAACATGTATGGTAAAAAGAACATACCAACCTTTGATCTCTGCTTATGTTGTGGAGAGTTTGTTACTCACATGTGTTTTAGTTAAATCttattaactaatttttctataaataaatattattttttattctagttcgttattgtttaatttttcaaaaaaaatgtaaagtataaaacatattaaattattatttgttttgttgatCACTAGAGACATAGAGAAGGAGCTTGATTGGAAATATCACTactatatatgttattattagtaacaatagaaaaatattactaaattaaGAATGTTACTAATATCATTTAGTAGCATCATATCAAATATTACTAAATTAAGAATGTTACTAATTCTTACTAAATTAAGAATGTTACTAATGACTTTTAGTGACATTTTTACACATCAAgacatttataaaaatgttactattttaaatagagacattttaaaattgttcCTAAAAagttttagtaatattttttttataaaagaaacaatataaaaatgttactaattaatataaatattttataacattttataaaaaattaactaaaaaccACATAATGATAGTCTAATGTTAAATTTGTTGATTCATTATCACGAAAACATTTATGCAAGGCCCACTAACAGAATTACTGTCctctaaagaaaaaataaataatatgaaataaaatattgcCATCAGCATATACAGCATGCATTATGgcgttgctccctccacccccacgtacttctccctccacctccccaattttatataattccaaTTATGTCCTAacccaattttatataattccaattatgtcttaaagtaaaatttttttactttttctattttaatattttaattaatttaaatttactttttttctatttactgCCTACACCTACCAACCTTTCATTTCCATCTCTCACTTCTCACTTCCGTAACCTCTCCCTCACTTCCGTAACCTCTCTCTCATTTCTCACTTTCGTCTCCAActtctccatttttctccatttcttctttgtttttcgTTTTTGTAGAAGATCGTTTGGTGTGGAGCAAGACTGGTGCGGAGGAATAGCGTGTGCGGAGAACAGCGTGGAAGAGCGAGATCTGCGTTCCAGGTTGGTTCTTTCACCCCGTGCTCTGTTTGTCGACGATTTTACTGTGCACGAAAGGCTAAAACGGATGTGGGACATCCGTTTGCCTTCGACGGATGTCCGACTTCCGTCgacggatgtgggatatccgttgaaggccaatcggatatcccacatccgtttcGGCTGTGctgcattttttttacttttttaattgtttttaaattattataactgaaatatatatttatatatttgatatatttattgttaaatgtttttaaattttcttttgacttagattattatttgaatattttataaaaaattttatttgtagtttataaataaattgattaagaattagatatgaaaacttttatatatttaaattatttttatttcttaaaataaatattatcaatttaatttatttaatattagtaaatttgtatttgtatttattttatttatagtaaatttgtatttgtaataataattaatttaataataattaaatgaaaatgtatttaaatatattattttaattaattagctaattgtttcttttatttaatttttgttgtaagttaataaattaattattattagtttaatttattttgaattgcattttttatagtttattaatgatatttgaaacaataatttattttaatttttgaaattaaataaacaaattattgttAGAAATGGCAAGAACACGTGGTGCATCTTTTAATTCTCGAGGTGAGAGTTCTCGAGGAGAGAATTCGTCGCAGGGCGAAGCTCGAAGAAGACCTACCGTTTCTGCTCGTAGAAGTCGGGCAGCTCCTATCCAGCATGACCCCATAGCTGAGGAGCGAGTCGTTGAGGAACAAACATATGAGGCGTATGAGACTCATGGAGAGGAGAATGCATTTGAGGCCCCTAACGATGATGACGATGAGGAGGAGCATGCAGATGTTCATGACATACAAGAGGATGTCGCTGGATTTCCTGGAGGTCCACACGATCATTCATTGCTGACgcactatgttcagcatgtAGCTTATGCTATTTCCCAAGGCCGGGTgagtgcaaaaataaaatttattttattattttttttaatagaaaatttattaaatattgatgtgtAGGATCGAGGGGACACACTGAAGTTGATCTCCCAcggaaaaaaagtaaataagttaggACCATGCCACGAGGGAATTCAAGACATTGTGTTGAATTCCAGTTTGATGCCTCTTACAGGGATTTGTTATGATTACGTTGATAAGGGGTTACTCCTCGGATTCATAGAGAGGTGGCATTTTGAGACCAGTAGTTTCCATCTCCCTATAGGGGAGATGTCGATTACTCTTGATGACGTCTCGACATTACTTCACCTGCCCGTGATGGGGCAAATGTGTGATTTGGAGGAGTTGGAGTTTGAGGAGGCTCGTACAGCCCTTGTGCAACTACTCGGCGTTGATGGTGGCACAGCAGGTTCTGAGATGGAGGACGCACGTGGTCCGAAAGTCAGACTCAGCtggcttagagagatatatgttcAGAGGTGTGAGTCGCAACATTGGGACTATGCTGCTAGAGCATATTTGTTGCATCTAGTAGGATGCACAATTTTTGCAAATAAGAGTGCCAGTTCTATACGCGTGTCTTACTTATTGTTATTTAGAGACGTACACGCGTGTGGCAGATATGCCTGGGGTGTTGCTGCACTCGCCTATTTGTACGACCAGCTCGGGGATGCGAGTCTCGCCTCCACGAAGCAGATGGCTGGATATTTGACTCTATTTCAGGTACAGTTATAACTTTGAcatttatttcatgtatttatttccatgttcgaagatggatgaaatttaattgaataattattttttagagttGGATATACGAACATTTCCCTAGTATGACTTAGGGAATACACTTGATATGGCATTCATCAAATCCAAGTCTCGGTCAGTCACAATAACTTTAGGACCACCCtcagatgttaaaaataaacctttaaGCTTTTCCAAAGCCCATGTGAAATTACTCTGCCTTTCAGTAGACAAGAAAGCAAATGCTGCTGAGAAGGTTAACCCTGTAGACGTCATACCCACAATCTCAAGCAACGGAAGtctatatctatttgttttatatgtggaatccatcataaatacaacattaaatgagtttaacaatTTCACCGCATCAGGATGTGTCCAAAACAAGTCAGTAACAACCTTTGAATCATCAACACACCTACTCCAGTGAATGTACTTATCCcgatccaacaacatcataagttgttgtagttcAGTTCTGGACCCTCTTAATGATCGTTTATACGCATGCCTTGCGTTGTAGATTTGTTTAATCGTTGTCACATTTCGATCATTATTTTGTGTgagtattaataaaatatttgcaggtgTAACTTTACTCTTTGTCATATCAACCAGTAATGACTTCTCACTCGTATTTAACCTGCCAGCATAAGGGTGACCCACTAAAGTTTCAGCCAACTCATGGTTGTGATGTCCACACATCACCTTCAACACCCATCCGGCCCCATCTGAACATGGTTTACCCTTTAATCTAAACGGACATTCACATTTACGAGTGCCGTATACACTAGCCACTGCATCAGCTTTGTATTTCCTATATTTTccccctctttcacatccaagtATGACATACGTTTTTCTTCCCCGTACACCAGTACCTATGTCAGATCTTACTATTAccacaacaaatcctaaatCAAAAGCCATCCCTCTTACCCATTGAATTAAGTGCTCCCgtgaatgaaatatttcatttgttgtaaATCTATTTGTTAAATCTCTCTCTACAACTTTGCTAATTGATGAAGACAAATcagatttcaaactacaaccaatctgagaatccatatgaagatattcatccattttaaataataatcacctacaaaattataatgacccttattaacataattaataattaatcaaacaaatataaaaatattaatataattaaattatatatttgatataaatagagtaataaataattttttatataattatcaaattattaaagaattaaagatacaaaaatcatctataacaaattcatattttaacaaaattattacgtTTAAAAACTaaccatatataacatttaaaattataaatttaaatataaattactgtaaataaaataaacaaataaaataaaaacgaaacgtaaaaggaaactgcctctggacggatgacatccttcaacggatgtcaacatccgtttaaggcaaaacggatcatccgttttgccttaaacggatgttgacatccgttgaaggatgtcatccgtccagaggcagtgttccttttatGTTTCGGTTTTATTTTACTGCGTTTTGCGGCTCAtgcaaggattataggcttggatattaaaaggattattggaagtatgggaagggtttagggtttaggattataggaaggattatgactacgtacctggagaggaaccacgacaaggacactacaccaCAAACGCACTGTACCACGTActgcaccgagaacaagaggaagattgcttgataattcttttcacgatcaccaagctttgcagaaaaatattttactcatacaaggaactacgtaggttatcagtgaaatatgttataaatgaataaaattaaaaaataataattttaaaaataaaattttactgaggggcaaaatagtaaaggaaagatggaggaaggggcaaaaaagtaaaggggaggtggaggaagagatgtgtgggggtggagggagcaactccccaTGCATTATTAAATGcaatttctctatttttatcTTGTGTATGTTATGTAAACTCTATTTTTGCACcctttagtttattttgtatttttctgttttctgatGTTTATTGCTCTATTTAACCCATGTTTATACATACTACAAAAAATAAGACAATTATCTactataaaaattcatttatacaGTAAAAAATTCATATGTAAATTTCTCGTAATTAACATCATTAGAAAGTTAAATCCTTTAAAAAtgaagttaattaaaattttcaaatcactacaaaaaaaaaagtgggtACTAGAAGCCGATTTGGGTAAGTTACATTTTATACTAGCTATATCATAACTCTACATATAAATCATACACTTTTCAGTAAACTACAAAATTTTCATCtaaaattttagtgaaaacaaGAACTCAATATTTCAACATTTCTACCATTTACAAAAATGGTACTTCTCACTATACCTCcaaggttttttcttttttcacctCCAAGTTTATagcttttacatttatttaaaatcgtatttaatatatcatttatatattatctcTTTTCCGAAAAGTTTTTCAATAACACTATTTAactttttagtgttttttttaggtatttcaaatccttttcaatAAACCACTAATTTAATTATCTATAAAGTGACATCTCATCCTGAGTGACCACCACTAATAGAACGAGACATCCATAATAAAATCTCTTTCTTCAGCTATAGATCTCTATCAACCACCAATCTACCTTTCCACCtgagtttattttattgtcaAGTGAAGTGCTTGTGAGAAGAGTTGTTGAGTTGTTATTCTAGATCTATAATGAGTTTTTGAACAGAATGATCAGATTGCCAAGATTGTTGGATCTTAATGTACATATCATAATCAGGTTGGTGactgtcaatacccaatttcgtccgggtaaataaaattcatcacaaaaataaataaaaaaaaacataaaaaaccaaaatgaaaaatactatttattttactttttgtacccccaaattttcttttaaacacttaatccaatggcccaaaataatctcttacttttttacttCCTTACCACCCTTTTCTCTTATCACaccccactctccacatcaccatccacatcaccctccacatctcattccacatcatctacctttttcatttactttttccacatcatttccatattaattttatatatcaacttttctaactattccacttacattttttaattatatcttctccatcaacattttttattatccatttttctccaccttatttttccacccactttttatattatttctttcacttattttccacattaacttctactattcactatattttatttcacctaatttctccaccaactttttatattatttctttcacttaatttccacacctaatttctccaccaactttttatattatttctttcacttattttccacattaactttcactattcactatattttatttcacctaatttctccaccaactttttatattatttctttcacttattttctacattaactttttctattcatctttttttaattatattttatttcatctaaattttccactaactttttatattatttctttcacttattttccacattaacttttactatttactatattttattccacctactttctccaccaactttttatattatttctttcacttattttccacattaactttttctattcatcttttttttattatattttatttcatctaaattttcaccaccttattatattatttttattcatccactttcttcatccttaactctataaatacctacattcccTTCACTTTACAGAGACATTTTTTTACACAATAtccatcttttttttctctcacaccaaaccttttcatttccaccccaaaacaaaaaaaacaagagaaaactCTTTTCCTGCACCCCTTTATTCACATTTCGAACCCCATCCTCATTAGGCTTTGGCCCATTCAGTTTTAAACCTTTTCTATCCTACGCGCACAACAAGAAAAAAACCTCGGGTCTGACCAGCAACTACTACGCGGCACCCCTAAACCTCACAGTTGCACTCCTATCATCCTTTGGGCCTGAGAACAGGAGTCTTCCGACACACCTGGTTTTTTTTCTATACACCCCTATccttatttaattgttttttatgctCTTAGTATTTGTTTGGTTCCGTATTGGttgtttcatttgttttatttttattttcttcactctTTTAGTATTTGTCTCACTATTATAATATCTTTCTCgtgttttgtattttatttttattaattggatttgtttattttaaacttcaattttatttgttaatagaAAACGACAcaaccataaaaaaaacaacaacctaaaagacaaaaaaaaatgaaaaaaggtacaaaagaaataaatatataaaattgcaGCATTATAAAATGGTTTTAGAACTTTTTAATAGTAACGTTATTTCTTTAAGCAattgttttctaaaaaatataagataaaattaagaaatggttttagtgtgtttttaaCGTTTAGCAAAtatggtttatttttatttttattttgacattcTTAAAACACttgtgtaaataattttactgtttttttttatatagcaAAGTATCATTTTGTGTTATGTAAATAACTAAGTAATTATATTTGTagactttattttaaatatgcatgaaaacattattttaatattgtaaaaatctacaaaaaaaaatagaaaacaataaataaaaataatgaaaaatataaaatatatatatatatatataaaattttaaaaagcatgtaattatataaatatcggtatgagtactcgtgcgatcgtacgcatcagcctagtattcattacccaaaatataaaataaacaaaaaaaaatgtcgTATGAGTATTCGTgggatcgtacgcatcagcgtaatgctcattacgcaaaacaataaaaaaataaggaaaaagtcgtgtgagtgctcgtgcgatcgtacgcatcagcctaatgctcattacgcaaaaatcaaaatattacatcaaaataccaaaaaatataaaatcttcaaaaaccaaaaacatcaacccTTTCAAGCAAGCAAACAATATttctagccagaactacgtggtccttgattctccatcaaaagtggagatacctaggagcaaggctagcccttgtcaggttcatttccccaaaaacccaaatttatccataatcaattaaacaaatctttcaaacaatttccaaacaaattttcaagcagtttcaaAAGAATTAcataaccctgatttctcattttttatgagaatatgtaggagcaaggtcaatccttgtcgggcacaaaaaaaactaaaacatatattttgtttctttagagttttattttaggggatagttaaacattttgaaaaccacatcatattcgcgtatttaattaaaggtactgccttaaggcaggcgttgtagggtgctaataccttccctacacgtaaccggcTCCCGAACTTAGAATTtcattttcgcagaccatgccttatcattttatggtttttttccgtagttttccagaataaactatggtggcgactccaaatctctttttccaaatggttgtttcttttttcagatcgtcgtcccgtcgcgattccggttgcgacagtgAGTAGTTAAGGCATGACAGTGAGAAATATTCAAACTGGATATGGCATCGGCTAGTACATTTTCTTGTCCTTGCTTATATTTAATCTGAAAATCAAATTCCATCAATTTGACCAACCACTTTTGGTGAAAAGTAGTGGTAAGTCTTTGGTCCAAAATGTATTTAAGGTTGCGATGATCAGTTTTAATAGTAAACCCTTTGTTAAGTAAATAGTGTCGCCATATTTTAGCAACTAACACCACTACTAAAAGTTCCTTCTCATAGGTGAAAAATGATTGGTTTTGTTTGTTAAAACTCCTACCAATGAAAGTAATTGGATGATGATCCTACATAAGTATAACACCTATACCCAACCCAAAAGCATCTACTTCAACCACAAACTCCTTAGAAAAGTCAGGTAAAGAGTGTTCCAGGAAAATTCATTATCCTttcataacatatcaatcaatGGTTTAACAATGGTATCATACTTGGACACAAATTTTCGATAGTATCCAGTTATCCGTTAAAAACTTTGTAATTGTTTAAGGGACCGGTTTATATTTGAGAGATAAGTAGAAACTCcttgttttgaaataaaatgatcCAAATGTTCAACCTTATACACATCAAAATAACACTTGGAtacttttgaaaataataaattgctTCTTATAATGTGTAACACTTTAGACAAGTGAAGAGGAGGATCAGAAGGAGACATGATGTATATAAGGATATCATCaaaaaacacaagtaaaaacTTTGTTAAAAAATCCTGAAAAATAGAATTCATCAACCATTGAAAAGTGGCAGGAGCATTTGTTAGTCTAAAAGGCATGACTAAATATTCATAGTGTCCACCATGAGTTTTAAATGTAGTCTTGTATACATCTTCCTCCTCTATTTTCACTTGGTTATAACCAACTCTCAAGTCAATCTTTAGAAAAAGCCATGCAACTCATCTAGTAAGTCCTCCACAAGAGGGATTGAAAACTTGTTTTTAATTATGTCTTTGTTTAATTCTCTATAATCAACACATAATCTCCAGCTTTCATCCTTCTTTCCCACCAAGACTATCGGGCTTGTATAAGGGTTATCATTGTATTGAATTATTATGGATTGTAAGTATTCTTTGATCAACCAATCAATAACATCTTTTTGCTGTTTAGCATACCTACAAGATCTTTTATTGACAGGATTAACACCCTAAAGTAAATGATTTTTTGTGGCCATGGTCTGGTCGTTTAAGAGGCAATTTCGTAGGCATTTGAAATACATCATCAAATTCAAGCAAAAGATTCTCATATTCTATATGAATGCTAGGTTGAAAAGCATGTGCAGTTAGAGAATTCAAGATACAATTGTTGCCAACCTCTCAATTACTAAGCATGGATAAGTGTACTGCATTGGAAATTGTCTTTTGTAATTGTTGTTTTTGAATGGTTCTAATTCCCCATGAAAAAGCACCACGAAGAACATGTTTcttattatttacaataaattcCATTGTCAACTTATGAAAATTCCATGTGATATCACCTAAGGTAACTAACCATTTGATGTATCACCTAAGGTAACTAACCATTTGATGCCTAATACAAGATCGCAACatccactagtaaaaaaaaggtttaatacccaattttgtccctagtttggttagcaaatctcaatttagtccctcattacaaaagtgtttaaaatgggttcttacttttaaatttttgagtcaaattagtcccttccgttaaatataaccaaacagAGTTAAtgggatgatgatgtggcagaaTGCAATGATAACGTGTTATTCTTATATTATACGCACAGTGACGTGTTAGAAGTTAAACTGGATATTAAAGATTAAGTATTTGAAATGAGAGAAAAATCGATTTAGGGCCTTTTCTTTTCTGTTAATCACATATGTCTCCCCCACCTCCACAAATTCCAACACTCATTCATCACTTCACATACAAATACTTCATCACCTTCATTCacccaaaccccaaactcaTAGAGCACCTCCACAACCACCAACCAAAGCTGCAGACTGCCCAATTCCACACACAAAACTCTTCACCTCTCTTCTTGAACCATCCACGATCATCAATAGCACACACATTTCATGGAGAATCACTGGAGAGAGGAAGTAGAAGCAtaggaagagaggaagaggaaaCAGTGCGCACCTTAGCATGGATTCCTCTCCATCGTTTTCTCTTTCCTCGCTCGCTTCGACCCCACGGCATCATCCACTCTCCAATTGAGAAAGGCATTAACTCTCATTCCCATCCCCACTCTGCCTCACATAAACCCAACCCTAACTTCTATCTTTTCCCTTCACACCCAAGGAGATGTTGTGGCTCCTCCCACCTCAACGTCGTCCTCCGCCTCCTGCTCCAGACGTCACCACTCTCCTTTTATCGCGCCGCCCCATTCTGCATTGCCGACAAATGTGCCTTTAATCGAACCTCCATTCCCGAGAATACCTTGATTCTCGAGAGCTACGTGGGGGGTTATATATCTAAATTCAGATCTAGTTGTTGTAGACGACATTGCGAAACACGAGTGTGATGGTGATAGATCTGGTGTGGTAACGAAAACTCAGTTACAGTAGAAGGATAGAGAGCTGGATGGATATCCAGAAGAGCGACCGATCAAAGAACTGGGTTCTCTGCCGCCATTTCTGCTGGTGTTCGCGGGACACGTGTGGCCCATTGAGCACAGGTGGAATCAAGACCTGTCTAGGTTGAAAGTTGAAAgggaaaaatggaagagaaagTTGAAAGAGAAGGTTCAGAATTTTTCTAGGTTTGGATTTGGAAGGGGAAGCTGAAAGAGAGGTTCCCAAATTGGGAAGTGAATCAAAGACAAAATTTGGCTGCCCCATCTTCCCAAACAAATTCAGTGAA includes these proteins:
- the LOC128193714 gene encoding protein MAIN-LIKE 1-like, giving the protein MARTRGASFNSRGESSRGENSSQGEARRRPTVSARRSRAAPIQHDPIAEERVVEEQTYEAYETHGEENAFEAPNDDDDEEEHADVHDIQEDVAGFPGGPHDHSLLTHYVQHVAYAISQGRDRGDTLKLISHGKKVNKLGPCHEGIQDIVLNSSLMPLTGICYDYVDKGLLLGFIERWHFETSSFHLPIGEMSITLDDVSTLLHLPVMGQMCDLEELEFEEARTALVQLLGVDGGTAGSEMEDARGPKVRLSWLREIYVQRCESQHWDYAARAYLLHLVGCTIFANKSASSIRVSYLLLFRDVHACGRYAWGVAALAYLYDQLGDASLASTKQMAGYLTLFQSWIYEHFPSMT
- the LOC108344433 gene encoding uncharacterized protein LOC108344433 codes for the protein MAFDLGFVVVIVRSDIGTGVRGRKTYVILGCERGGKYRKYKADAVASVYGTRKCECPFRLKGKPCSDGAGWVLKVMCGHHNHELAETLVGHPYAGRLNTSEKSLLVDMTKSKVTPANILLILTQNNDRNVTTIKQIYNARHAYKRSLRGSRTELQQLMMLLDRDKYIHWSRCVDDSKVVTDLFWTHPDAG